One window of Desulfarculus baarsii DSM 2075 genomic DNA carries:
- the lipA gene encoding lipoyl synthase: protein MTSGAAQKLVVEDWGLLAYDQAARRQDELARQRARGLAADRLVFVEHPPTVTLGRGGGPADLRLGPELLAARGVALAHSDRGGLATFHGPGQLVAYPIVELQERDLHLYVNRLLEAAAEVARAFGLEPERDPDQPGLWLAGRKLASLGVAVSRWVTRHGVAINVNNDLAGFDLIVPCGRPGQVVTSLAQELGRPVDLARAKDVFAQAFSRALGFAAPPLGMGRKPPWLRKRYHGQTAIEQMEGRLERLHLATVCQSAHCPNLGECFNRGTATFMILGRQCTRGCRFCAVDHGPTSPPDPDEPQRLAQAAADMGLRHVVVTSVTRDDLADGGAAHFAATIAALRARLPQATVEVLTPDFLGQGAAIDAVCQARPDVYNHNVETVPRLYPAVRPQADYARSLAVLARAAAQGLAAKSGLMLGLGETDAELRAVLADLLAAGCRCLTLGQYLAPSAKHAPVMRFVPPFEFDHWAAVARRMGFDQVAAGPLVRSSYLADQMLVAPRHGEGRR from the coding sequence ATGACTAGCGGCGCGGCCCAAAAACTGGTGGTGGAGGACTGGGGGCTTTTGGCCTACGACCAGGCCGCCCGGCGTCAGGACGAACTGGCCCGGCAAAGGGCCCGGGGCCTGGCGGCCGATCGGCTGGTGTTTGTCGAGCACCCGCCCACGGTGACCCTGGGCCGCGGCGGCGGCCCGGCCGATCTGCGCCTTGGCCCCGAGCTTCTGGCCGCCCGCGGCGTGGCCCTGGCCCACAGCGACCGGGGCGGCTTGGCCACCTTTCACGGGCCGGGCCAGTTGGTGGCCTATCCCATCGTCGAGTTGCAAGAGCGCGACCTGCATCTCTACGTCAACCGCCTGCTGGAGGCCGCCGCCGAGGTGGCCCGCGCCTTTGGCCTGGAGCCCGAGCGCGATCCCGATCAGCCCGGCCTGTGGCTGGCCGGCCGCAAGCTGGCCAGCCTGGGCGTGGCCGTCTCGCGCTGGGTGACGCGCCACGGCGTGGCCATCAACGTCAACAACGACCTGGCCGGGTTCGATCTGATCGTTCCCTGCGGCCGGCCCGGCCAGGTCGTCACTTCATTGGCCCAAGAGCTGGGCCGGCCGGTGGACCTGGCCCGGGCCAAGGACGTCTTTGCCCAGGCCTTCAGCCGGGCCTTGGGCTTTGCCGCGCCGCCGCTGGGCATGGGCCGCAAGCCGCCCTGGCTCCGCAAGCGCTATCACGGGCAAACGGCCATCGAGCAAATGGAAGGCCGCCTGGAGCGCCTGCATCTGGCCACCGTCTGCCAAAGCGCCCACTGCCCCAATCTGGGCGAATGCTTCAACCGGGGCACGGCCACCTTCATGATTCTGGGCCGCCAATGCACGCGGGGCTGTCGCTTCTGCGCCGTGGACCACGGGCCGACCAGCCCGCCCGACCCCGACGAGCCCCAGCGCCTGGCCCAGGCCGCCGCCGACATGGGCCTGCGCCACGTGGTGGTCACCTCCGTCACCCGCGACGACCTGGCCGACGGCGGCGCGGCCCACTTCGCCGCCACCATCGCCGCCCTGCGCGCGCGCCTGCCCCAGGCCACGGTGGAGGTGCTCACGCCGGATTTTCTGGGCCAGGGCGCGGCCATCGACGCCGTTTGCCAGGCCCGGCCCGACGTCTACAACCACAATGTCGAGACGGTCCCCCGCTTGTATCCGGCCGTGCGGCCCCAGGCCGATTACGCCCGCTCGCTGGCCGTGCTGGCCCGCGCGGCCGCTCAAGGCCTGGCGGCCAAATCGGGCCTGATGCTGGGCCTGGGCGAGACCGACGCCGAACTGCGCGCGGTGCTGGCCGATCTGCTGGCCGCCGGCTGCCGCTGTCTGACGCTGGGCCAGTACCTGGCGCCATCGGCCAAGCACGCGCCGGTGATGCGTTTCGTGCCGCCTTTCGAGTTTGACCACTGGGCGGCCGTGGCCCGACGGATGGGCTTTGACCAGGTGGCCGCCGGGCCGCTGGTGCGCAGTTCCTACCTGGCCGACCAGATGCTGGTCGCGCCGCGCCACGGGGAGGGCCGCCGATGA
- the gcvH gene encoding glycine cleavage system protein GcvH, producing MNIGGHQIPEELYYDKEHYWLRPEGELLVMGMTDFAQKLAGEIVYVQLPLEGKALSAGKKFAKVESGKWVGKVFAPLDGELVESNIALEDNPGLINSDPYGQGWMFKIRPADMADLDGLIHGAAAIQAWMTEEMAKHGK from the coding sequence ATGAATATCGGCGGTCACCAGATCCCCGAAGAGCTCTACTACGACAAGGAGCACTATTGGCTGCGGCCCGAGGGCGAGCTGCTGGTCATGGGCATGACCGATTTCGCCCAAAAGCTGGCTGGCGAGATCGTCTACGTCCAACTGCCCCTGGAGGGAAAGGCCTTGTCGGCCGGCAAGAAATTCGCCAAGGTCGAATCGGGCAAGTGGGTGGGCAAGGTCTTCGCGCCACTGGATGGCGAACTGGTCGAGTCCAACATCGCCCTGGAGGACAACCCCGGCCTGATCAACTCCGACCCCTACGGACAGGGCTGGATGTTCAAGATCCGGCCCGCCGACATGGCCGATCTCGACGGCCTGATCCACGGCGCGGCGGCCATCCAGGCCTGGATGACCGAGGAAATGGCCAAGCACGGCAAATAG
- a CDS encoding dihydrolipoamide acetyltransferase family protein: MASDIVIPKLGMTMASAKLAAWKAAEGEWITEGQPVMVIETEKVTQDVEALADGFLHILAAPGAVAQVGEAVGQLAADEAELKALQAAAPAPEGLAAAPAAAPSAGEPAAPAAPGGRVKITPLAKKIARENGLDYRRLTGSGPGGRIKRADVERALKEGPPPAAEAPAAQSAAAWPGEVIEGKRVKDSLPLSGIRAVIAEHMHKSLQNSAQLSAMGEFDVAELVRLRQSLIAHQEMIGARISYTDLLVYIVARALKKNPLINSSVVGDQIKLWEDINIGVAVSLPMQKYDAGLIVPVIHDADKLSLTEISLRLKDLRRRCQEGTIGLEDLGGGTFTISNVGGFGQGYVFTTPIINQPQAAILGVGAILDRPVVQPDGQIGVGKLMNFSLTFDHRAINGAPIGLFLGTIQEMIKTPGLLLA, from the coding sequence ATGGCTAGCGATATCGTCATCCCCAAGCTTGGCATGACCATGGCCAGCGCCAAGCTGGCCGCCTGGAAGGCCGCCGAAGGTGAGTGGATCACCGAGGGCCAGCCGGTGATGGTCATCGAAACCGAAAAAGTGACCCAGGACGTCGAGGCCCTGGCCGACGGATTTTTGCACATCCTGGCCGCGCCGGGCGCGGTGGCCCAGGTCGGCGAGGCCGTGGGCCAACTGGCCGCCGACGAGGCCGAACTCAAGGCCCTGCAAGCGGCGGCCCCCGCCCCCGAGGGCCTGGCCGCCGCGCCAGCCGCCGCGCCAAGCGCCGGCGAGCCGGCCGCCCCGGCCGCGCCCGGCGGTCGGGTCAAGATCACGCCCCTGGCCAAGAAGATCGCCCGCGAAAACGGCCTGGACTACAGGCGCCTCACGGGCAGCGGCCCAGGCGGGCGCATCAAAAGGGCCGACGTGGAGCGGGCCCTGAAGGAAGGCCCGCCGCCCGCGGCCGAGGCCCCGGCCGCCCAGTCGGCCGCCGCCTGGCCCGGCGAGGTCATCGAGGGCAAGCGGGTCAAGGACTCGCTGCCGCTCAGCGGCATCCGCGCGGTCATCGCCGAGCACATGCACAAAAGCCTGCAAAATTCGGCCCAGCTTTCGGCCATGGGCGAGTTTGACGTGGCCGAACTGGTTCGCCTGCGCCAATCGTTGATCGCCCACCAGGAGATGATCGGCGCGCGGATTTCCTACACCGATCTGCTGGTCTACATCGTGGCCAGGGCGCTGAAAAAAAACCCGCTGATCAACTCCAGCGTGGTCGGCGATCAGATCAAGCTGTGGGAGGACATCAACATCGGCGTGGCCGTGAGCCTGCCCATGCAAAAATACGACGCCGGCCTGATCGTGCCGGTGATCCACGACGCCGACAAGCTCAGCCTCACCGAGATCAGCCTGCGCCTGAAGGACCTGCGCCGGCGCTGCCAGGAGGGGACCATCGGCCTGGAAGACCTCGGCGGCGGCACCTTCACCATCTCCAACGTCGGCGGCTTTGGCCAGGGCTACGTCTTCACCACGCCCATCATCAACCAGCCCCAGGCGGCGATCTTGGGCGTGGGGGCCATCCTCGACCGGCCGGTGGTCCAGCCCGACGGCCAAATTGGCGTGGGCAAGCTGATGAACTTCAGCCTGACCTTCGACCACCGGGCCATCAACGGCGCGCCCATCGGCTTGTTCCTGGGCACGATCCAAGAGATGATCAAGACGCCGGGCCTGCTGCTGGCCTGA
- a CDS encoding cytochrome c3 family protein translates to MKKLAVFILLSALLAAWPTCAKAGWLIEQGPLHASAHGQLSCQDCHQNVADSQRHPDLIRLNQIPDQTARAQMCAQCHDDAQTIAQSGRHGGREITSPAQAANCLACHRPHHQPPAAARPKAFNPARPMIGQCGACHRQRAKLPGPAAADAKCAACHLQDASRPAASRQNLQAMCLSCHDRHQGQTIDAVRVDVADLARSPHADLSCLDCHRLAAQYPHDGQKAVDCRQCHQPHRESQIHDAHAGVSCQACHLAAAIPTRQGGQVLWRLQRPEIGPTKAHQLRAQSDQDSCRRCHAPGNQVGAAATVLPAKSALCIPCHAATLTVGDWPSGLALAALIAGLLLRISLWLAAPAKAAPLHALGKRPTAPLGRRWWAGLKALALDGLLQRRLWRAAKGRWLIHGLIFFPLLGRMIWGLAALAASRWLADWPLTWRLLDKNDPLTAFVFDLGGALLVCGVLLAVGRRLRARGPRLPGLPRPDYPALILLGLAIVSGFWLEGARMAMTGAQQPLAFVGAALAAGMAGWDDLPRLYGWFWQAHAIIWCAFVAYLPFGRMLHMIITPAVLAVNAAANAGHDQ, encoded by the coding sequence ATGAAAAAACTGGCCGTTTTCATCTTGCTGAGCGCGCTGTTGGCCGCCTGGCCGACATGCGCCAAGGCCGGCTGGCTCATCGAGCAGGGGCCCTTGCACGCCTCGGCCCACGGCCAGCTCTCGTGCCAGGATTGCCACCAGAACGTGGCCGACAGCCAGCGCCACCCGGACCTGATCCGCCTCAACCAAATCCCCGACCAGACCGCGCGCGCGCAAATGTGCGCCCAGTGCCACGACGACGCCCAAACCATCGCCCAAAGCGGCCGGCACGGCGGGCGCGAAATTACCAGCCCGGCCCAGGCGGCCAACTGCCTGGCCTGTCACCGGCCCCATCACCAGCCGCCAGCCGCCGCGCGTCCCAAGGCCTTCAACCCGGCCCGGCCGATGATCGGCCAGTGCGGGGCCTGTCACCGCCAACGCGCCAAGCTGCCAGGCCCCGCCGCCGCCGACGCCAAGTGCGCCGCCTGCCATCTGCAAGACGCCAGCCGGCCGGCGGCCTCGCGCCAAAACCTTCAGGCCATGTGCCTGAGCTGCCACGACCGCCACCAGGGCCAGACCATCGACGCCGTGCGGGTCGACGTGGCCGATCTGGCGCGATCGCCCCACGCCGATCTGAGCTGCCTGGACTGCCACCGCCTGGCCGCCCAATACCCCCACGACGGCCAAAAGGCCGTGGATTGCCGCCAGTGCCACCAGCCCCACCGCGAAAGCCAGATCCACGACGCCCACGCCGGCGTGTCCTGCCAGGCCTGCCACCTGGCGGCGGCCATTCCCACCCGCCAGGGCGGGCAGGTGCTCTGGCGGCTGCAACGGCCCGAGATCGGCCCGACCAAGGCCCATCAACTACGAGCGCAAAGCGACCAGGACTCGTGCCGCCGCTGCCACGCGCCGGGCAACCAGGTGGGCGCCGCCGCGACGGTCTTGCCGGCCAAAAGCGCCCTGTGCATCCCTTGCCACGCCGCCACGCTGACGGTGGGCGATTGGCCCAGCGGCCTGGCCCTGGCCGCGCTGATCGCGGGGTTGCTGTTGCGCATTAGCCTCTGGCTGGCCGCCCCGGCCAAGGCCGCGCCCCTGCACGCGCTGGGCAAACGGCCGACCGCGCCCTTGGGCCGGCGTTGGTGGGCCGGGCTCAAGGCCTTGGCGCTCGACGGCCTGTTGCAGCGCCGCCTGTGGCGGGCCGCCAAGGGCCGCTGGCTGATCCACGGGCTGATCTTTTTCCCGCTGCTGGGCCGCATGATCTGGGGCCTGGCCGCCCTGGCCGCCTCGCGCTGGCTGGCCGACTGGCCACTGACCTGGCGGCTGCTGGACAAAAACGACCCCCTGACGGCCTTTGTCTTTGACCTGGGCGGGGCGCTGCTGGTCTGCGGCGTGCTCTTGGCCGTGGGGCGCCGTTTGCGGGCGCGGGGGCCCAGGCTGCCCGGCCTGCCCCGGCCCGATTATCCGGCCCTGATCCTGCTGGGCCTGGCCATTGTCAGCGGCTTCTGGCTGGAGGGCGCGCGCATGGCCATGACCGGCGCCCAGCAGCCGCTGGCCTTCGTGGGCGCGGCCCTGGCCGCCGGCATGGCCGGTTGGGACGATCTCCCCCGGCTTTATGGCTGGTTCTGGCAGGCCCACGCCATCATCTGGTGCGCCTTCGTGGCCTATCTGCCCTTTGGCCGCATGCTGCACATGATCATCACGCCGGCGGTCTTGGCCGTCAACGCCGCCGCCAACGCCGGCCACGACCAATAA
- a CDS encoding ATP-NAD kinase family protein, which translates to MPAVGIIANPASGKDIRRLVAHGAVCDNNAKVGLLRRIMAGLVAVGAGEVVAMPDAGDLARRAAAEMGPACRLELLAMTPTDSAHDSTSAAGLLDRRGVACLIVLGGDGTCRAVAKASGDTPLLAVSTGTNNVFPTALEGTLAGLAAGLVATGAAGPASWRAPKLEIIDHGRVIDMALVDVAVTAHCQTGCKALWRPESLRRLFLTRAEPTAIGLSAIGGCLSPMAADSGQGLELGFGPGGRMVLATMAPGLVARLAVSRWRRFAPDQELVIDGPATLALDGEREIIINPGQRLGLRLCLAGPRVLDGAKILETAAHAGAFMALAARRADQDISPHF; encoded by the coding sequence ATGCCCGCCGTGGGGATCATCGCCAACCCGGCCTCGGGCAAGGATATCCGCCGTCTGGTGGCCCATGGCGCGGTCTGCGACAACAACGCCAAGGTCGGCCTGTTGCGGCGGATCATGGCCGGGCTGGTGGCCGTGGGCGCCGGCGAGGTGGTGGCCATGCCCGACGCCGGCGATCTGGCCCGGCGGGCGGCGGCCGAAATGGGCCCGGCCTGCCGGCTGGAGCTTTTGGCCATGACCCCCACCGACAGCGCCCACGACAGCACGAGCGCCGCCGGCCTGTTGGACCGGCGCGGCGTGGCCTGCCTGATCGTCCTCGGTGGCGACGGCACCTGCCGGGCGGTGGCCAAGGCCAGCGGCGACACGCCGCTTCTGGCCGTCTCCACCGGCACCAACAACGTCTTTCCCACGGCGTTGGAGGGCACCCTGGCCGGCCTGGCCGCCGGCCTCGTGGCCACCGGCGCGGCCGGCCCGGCCTCGTGGCGCGCGCCCAAGCTGGAGATTATCGACCACGGCCGGGTCATCGACATGGCCTTGGTCGACGTGGCCGTCACCGCCCATTGCCAGACCGGCTGCAAGGCCCTCTGGCGGCCCGAGAGCCTGCGCCGGCTGTTTCTGACCAGGGCCGAGCCCACGGCCATCGGCCTTTCGGCCATCGGCGGTTGCCTGTCGCCCATGGCGGCCGATAGCGGCCAGGGCCTGGAGCTTGGCTTCGGGCCGGGCGGCCGGATGGTGCTGGCGACGATGGCGCCGGGGCTGGTGGCCCGGCTGGCCGTCAGCCGCTGGCGTCGATTCGCGCCGGACCAGGAACTGGTCATCGACGGGCCGGCCACCCTGGCCCTGGACGGCGAACGCGAAATCATCATCAACCCCGGCCAACGCCTGGGCCTGCGCCTTTGCCTGGCGGGCCCCCGGGTGCTGGACGGAGCCAAGATTCTGGAGACGGCCGCCCACGCGGGGGCCTTCATGGCCCTGGCCGCGCGGCGCGCCGACCAAGACATATCGCCTCATTTTTAG
- a CDS encoding dihydrolipoyl dehydrogenase family protein, with protein MFDVLVIGGGPGGYAAAIRAAQLGAKAALCEAAELGGVCVHRGCIPSKTWAQAGHLLGQFKKAALFGITASVDGLDPAVVVARKNGVAADIGMGMQALLANNGVQLLKGRAVLKAPGLASVEGKDVQAKAIILATGASHAKCDLPGMAELAIGPDQALNLQKLPASAFIWGGGAIECEMAGWLGAMGVQVTLACQGPRLLPGEDADLGQRLAGALKDQGVKVLTRAALASAQKQGAALRAVLGGKAEQFIDAEIIVSAERRPNTAGLGLEALGVALNADGGIKVDERMQTSAPGVFAIGDCTGGRMLSHGASYMAVIAAENAMGRQSAYDPRLVCRGLWTTPQVAAVGLSEAEAEDQGYEVETGDFPYSINGLAMLSAQGEGNVKVVMEAKYGEILGLHIVGAAATELIGEASLAIQLECTAEELARGARLHPTFSETIVDAARDAMGWALYLPKR; from the coding sequence ATGTTTGATGTTTTGGTGATCGGCGGTGGGCCGGGCGGTTACGCCGCGGCCATCCGCGCGGCCCAGTTGGGGGCCAAGGCGGCCCTGTGCGAGGCCGCCGAGTTGGGCGGCGTCTGCGTCCACCGTGGTTGCATCCCCAGCAAGACCTGGGCCCAGGCGGGCCACCTGCTGGGCCAGTTCAAAAAAGCCGCGCTATTTGGCATAACGGCCAGCGTGGACGGCCTCGACCCGGCCGTCGTGGTCGCCCGCAAAAACGGCGTGGCCGCCGACATCGGCATGGGCATGCAGGCCCTTTTGGCCAACAACGGCGTGCAATTGCTCAAGGGCCGGGCCGTGCTCAAGGCCCCCGGCCTGGCCAGTGTCGAGGGCAAGGACGTCCAGGCCAAGGCGATCATCCTGGCCACCGGCGCCTCCCACGCCAAGTGCGATCTGCCCGGCATGGCCGAACTGGCCATCGGCCCGGACCAGGCGCTCAACCTGCAAAAGCTGCCCGCCTCGGCCTTTATCTGGGGCGGCGGGGCCATCGAGTGCGAAATGGCCGGCTGGCTTGGCGCCATGGGCGTGCAAGTGACCCTGGCCTGCCAGGGCCCACGCCTGCTGCCCGGCGAAGACGCCGACCTGGGCCAGCGCCTGGCCGGGGCCCTGAAGGACCAAGGCGTCAAGGTGCTCACCCGCGCCGCCTTGGCCAGCGCCCAAAAGCAGGGCGCGGCCTTGCGGGCGGTGCTGGGCGGCAAGGCCGAGCAATTCATCGACGCCGAGATCATCGTCAGCGCCGAACGCCGGCCCAACACCGCCGGCCTGGGCCTGGAGGCCCTGGGCGTGGCGTTGAACGCCGACGGCGGCATAAAGGTCGATGAGCGCATGCAAACCAGCGCGCCGGGCGTTTTCGCCATCGGCGATTGCACCGGCGGCCGCATGCTCAGCCACGGCGCGTCCTACATGGCCGTCATCGCCGCCGAAAACGCCATGGGCCGCCAGAGCGCCTACGATCCGCGCCTGGTCTGCCGGGGCCTGTGGACCACGCCCCAGGTGGCGGCCGTGGGCCTGAGCGAGGCCGAGGCCGAGGACCAGGGCTACGAGGTCGAGACCGGCGATTTTCCCTATTCCATCAACGGCCTGGCCATGCTGAGCGCCCAGGGCGAGGGCAACGTCAAGGTGGTCATGGAGGCCAAATACGGCGAGATTCTGGGCCTGCACATCGTGGGCGCGGCGGCCACCGAGCTGATCGGCGAGGCCTCGCTGGCCATCCAGTTGGAGTGCACCGCCGAGGAACTGGCCCGTGGCGCGCGCCTGCACCCGACGTTTTCGGAAACCATCGTCGACGCCGCCCGCGACGCCATGGGCTGGGCGCTCTACCTGCCAAAGAGGTAA
- a CDS encoding thiamine pyrophosphate-dependent dehydrogenase E1 component subunit alpha, translating into MEITNELMIKLYTNLARTRAFDQAAVKWLAGGKLLSFYHPALGGEAPGVGGTTILRPDDVIYPHLRGHGLPHLIGKGADPKTYMAEHCGRITGSGGGLGGVHAAYDELGIYGGGGTIGSAFPLSVGWGVACKKNGRGQVVVCFFGDGSSNRGPFHEAANMAAVWKLPIVWVCENNGIAQYVPIKDAYPLDDIASLAAGYGMPGVVVDGQDVVAVAEAVGAAVERARQGLGPAMVECKTARFGSHGIGNPDNSHGAPRDPKEIEELRKRDPLEIMERRLISQGVLSAEGLAAIKQAAQQEVAETEKFIDESPFPDDPAMLDRAVYAQ; encoded by the coding sequence ATGGAGATCACGAACGAACTGATGATCAAGCTCTACACCAACCTGGCGCGCACCAGGGCCTTTGACCAGGCCGCGGTCAAGTGGTTGGCCGGCGGCAAGCTGCTTTCGTTCTACCACCCGGCCCTGGGCGGCGAGGCCCCCGGCGTGGGCGGCACGACCATCCTGCGGCCCGACGACGTCATCTATCCCCACCTGCGCGGCCACGGCCTGCCGCATCTGATCGGCAAGGGCGCCGACCCCAAGACCTACATGGCCGAACACTGCGGCCGGATCACCGGCTCGGGCGGCGGCCTGGGCGGGGTCCACGCGGCCTACGACGAGCTGGGCATCTATGGCGGCGGCGGCACCATCGGCAGCGCCTTCCCGCTGTCGGTGGGCTGGGGCGTGGCCTGCAAGAAAAACGGTCGCGGCCAAGTGGTGGTCTGCTTTTTCGGCGACGGCTCGTCCAACCGCGGCCCCTTCCACGAGGCCGCCAACATGGCCGCCGTCTGGAAGCTGCCCATTGTCTGGGTCTGCGAAAACAACGGCATCGCCCAGTACGTGCCGATCAAGGACGCCTATCCCCTCGACGACATCGCCAGCCTGGCCGCCGGCTACGGCATGCCCGGCGTGGTCGTCGACGGCCAGGACGTGGTGGCCGTGGCCGAGGCCGTGGGCGCGGCGGTGGAGCGGGCCCGCCAGGGCCTGGGGCCGGCCATGGTCGAGTGCAAGACGGCCCGTTTTGGCTCGCACGGCATCGGCAACCCCGACAACTCCCACGGCGCGCCCCGCGATCCCAAGGAGATCGAGGAGCTGCGCAAGCGCGATCCGCTGGAGATCATGGAGCGGCGCCTCATCAGCCAGGGCGTGTTGAGCGCCGAGGGCCTGGCCGCCATCAAGCAGGCCGCCCAGCAAGAGGTGGCCGAGACCGAGAAATTCATCGACGAAAGCCCCTTCCCGGACGATCCGGCCATGCTCGACCGCGCGGTCTACGCGCAGTAA
- a CDS encoding alpha-ketoacid dehydrogenase subunit beta: MREIMYLEAIKEALAEELERDEKVFIIGEGVQTGAFGTTSGLVQRFGPERIMDAPLSETAIAGVAVGASLMGYRPVADMMFADFLYCCADEVFLKAPQWRLIQGGSQSLPCVFMASIGGYRKLGNEHSQCPTYLALHNPGIKCVCPSNPYDAKGLLKTAIRDNNPVLFLHHKGLLGMKGEVPTEDYTVPFGQAAILREGTDVTIVATSFMTFWATAAADLFAGQISCEVIDPRTLEPFDLDTVLKSLEKTNRLVIIDEDTERCGFAAELGMQIMEHGFDLLDAPVQRVCAKNYPIPGGVMEKYVLPQPEWVLAAIEKVMQ, translated from the coding sequence ATGCGAGAGATAATGTATCTGGAGGCCATCAAGGAGGCCCTGGCCGAGGAGCTGGAGCGCGACGAAAAGGTCTTCATCATTGGCGAAGGCGTGCAGACCGGCGCTTTCGGCACCACCTCGGGCCTGGTGCAGCGTTTCGGCCCCGAACGGATCATGGACGCGCCCCTTTCCGAGACGGCCATCGCCGGCGTGGCCGTTGGCGCATCGCTCATGGGCTATCGGCCGGTGGCCGACATGATGTTCGCCGACTTTCTCTATTGCTGCGCCGACGAGGTCTTTCTCAAGGCCCCGCAGTGGCGGCTGATCCAGGGCGGCAGCCAGAGCCTGCCCTGCGTGTTCATGGCCTCCATCGGCGGCTATCGCAAGCTGGGCAACGAGCACTCCCAGTGCCCGACCTACCTGGCCCTGCACAATCCGGGCATCAAGTGCGTCTGCCCCTCCAACCCCTACGACGCCAAGGGCCTGCTGAAAACGGCCATCCGCGACAACAACCCGGTGCTGTTTTTGCACCACAAGGGCCTGCTGGGCATGAAGGGCGAAGTGCCCACGGAAGACTACACCGTGCCCTTTGGCCAGGCGGCCATCCTGCGCGAGGGCACGGATGTGACCATCGTGGCCACCTCATTCATGACCTTCTGGGCCACCGCCGCCGCCGACCTGTTTGCCGGCCAGATCAGTTGCGAGGTCATCGACCCGCGCACGCTGGAGCCTTTCGACCTGGACACGGTGCTTAAATCGCTGGAAAAAACCAACCGCCTGGTGATCATCGACGAAGACACCGAACGCTGCGGTTTCGCCGCGGAGCTGGGCATGCAGATCATGGAGCACGGCTTCGACCTGCTGGACGCGCCCGTGCAGCGGGTCTGCGCCAAGAATTATCCCATCCCCGGCGGCGTGATGGAAAAATACGTCCTGCCCCAGCCCGAGTGGGTCTTGGCGGCCATCGAAAAGGTTATGCAGTAG